In the Rubrivivax gelatinosus IL144 genome, TGGGCGATGCGGTCGCGCAGCGCCAGACGGCGTTTCTTCAGGCGGCGCAGCACGAGGTCGTCGGCAGGGGTGGCAATGAGGTGGCGGTCGATGAGGTCGTCGAGATCGGCGTGCTCGATGCGCAGCTCGATGAGGAGCCGTTGCGGCGAATGCAGGTTGTCGTCCATGGGCGCACCGGAGGCCGGATGGCCGAGTTTATAGT is a window encoding:
- a CDS encoding YdcH family protein yields the protein MDDNLHSPQRLLIELRIEHADLDDLIDRHLIATPADDLVLRRLKKRRLALRDRIAQLENALEPPEPA